One genomic window of Streptomyces sp. NBC_01276 includes the following:
- a CDS encoding HEXXH motif-containing putative peptide modification protein, which translates to MTHHTEAAEAEAEAEAEAEAEAEAEAEAEAEAEAEAEAEPGTGTGTDTDARSRARTASRTPPNGTLPEDRAPTPDRTTTPKQAQDPPGREPPRGLVPVQAGVHGRDRGRTQGGLGGQDRDRARGERRDQDVAPGAGGGGAEPAGELARFTVSSHTLRALASTEPSAEGTRLVRDVRRSKRLLLLRAVLDAAPGAEAAERWALLEEAERQDPEAVRDVLHYPATGVWAEETLRRLHAPQGPPPDLAHLGALAVAAALRAGIGFKATLRPVGGRLALPTLGLLRPDRPGPLALTERSWDSCATLPLHALPGGRTALDDLDPYRAPAAAHPAPVRPARRLTPKGHKRWDTQWSGALTLLERYDSTRADEIGRLLRSVVPLAGGARSSGATLPAAAGSVLARAQAPPALAATLVHEVQHGKLAALADVLTLHTADRTPRLWAPWRSDPRPLEGLLHGAYAHLALAGYWQRAALYGARGAWAQHARVRAQVAAVLPVLRAQPQLTVTGREFVDGMAAAERTMDELPPPGDQHATARRALERERRGWCEAHPELAAFVQV; encoded by the coding sequence ATGACCCACCACACGGAAGCGGCCGAAGCCGAAGCCGAAGCCGAAGCCGAAGCCGAAGCCGAAGCCGAAGCCGAAGCCGAAGCCGAAGCCGAAGCCGAAGCCGAAGCCGAAGCCGAGCCCGGAACCGGAACCGGAACCGATACCGACGCCCGTTCCCGGGCCAGAACGGCTTCCCGGACCCCTCCGAACGGCACCCTCCCCGAGGACCGGGCCCCGACCCCGGACCGGACTACGACCCCGAAGCAGGCCCAGGATCCGCCCGGCCGGGAGCCGCCCCGCGGGCTGGTGCCCGTACAGGCGGGGGTCCACGGCCGGGATCGGGGCCGGACCCAGGGCGGCCTCGGGGGTCAGGACCGGGACCGGGCCCGGGGGGAGCGCCGGGACCAGGACGTGGCCCCGGGGGCCGGCGGAGGCGGCGCGGAGCCGGCCGGCGAGCTCGCGCGCTTCACCGTCAGCTCCCACACGCTGCGCGCCCTGGCCTCCACCGAGCCCTCGGCCGAGGGCACCCGCCTGGTGCGCGACGTGCGCCGCTCCAAGCGGCTCCTGCTGCTGCGCGCCGTCCTCGACGCCGCGCCCGGCGCGGAGGCCGCCGAGCGCTGGGCGCTCCTGGAGGAGGCCGAACGGCAGGACCCCGAGGCCGTGCGCGACGTCCTGCACTACCCCGCCACCGGCGTCTGGGCCGAGGAGACCCTGCGCCGCCTGCACGCGCCCCAGGGACCCCCGCCCGACCTCGCCCACCTCGGTGCGCTCGCCGTCGCCGCCGCGCTGCGCGCCGGGATCGGCTTCAAGGCCACCCTGCGGCCCGTCGGCGGCCGGCTCGCACTGCCCACGCTCGGGCTGCTGCGCCCCGACCGGCCCGGCCCGCTCGCCCTCACCGAACGCTCCTGGGACTCCTGCGCCACCCTCCCGCTGCACGCCCTGCCCGGCGGCCGGACCGCCCTCGACGACCTCGACCCCTACCGCGCCCCGGCCGCCGCGCACCCGGCACCCGTACGCCCTGCCCGGCGGCTCACCCCCAAGGGCCACAAGCGCTGGGACACCCAGTGGTCCGGCGCCCTCACCCTGCTGGAGCGCTACGACTCCACCCGCGCGGACGAGATCGGCCGACTGCTGCGCTCCGTGGTCCCCCTCGCGGGCGGCGCCCGTTCCAGCGGTGCCACCCTGCCCGCGGCCGCCGGGTCCGTCCTGGCCCGCGCCCAGGCCCCGCCCGCGCTGGCGGCGACCCTGGTCCACGAGGTGCAGCACGGCAAGCTGGCCGCCCTCGCCGACGTCCTCACCCTGCACACCGCCGACCGCACGCCCCGGCTCTGGGCCCCCTGGCGCAGCGACCCGAGGCCGCTGGAGGGGCTGCTGCACGGGGCGTACGCCCACCTGGCGCTGGCCGGGTACTGGCAGCGGGCCGCGCTGTACGGGGCCCGGGGCGCCTGGGCCCAGCACGCCCGGGTGCGCGCACAGGTCGCCGCCGTCCTCCCCGTACTGCGGGCGCAGCCGCAACTGACGGTCACCGGACGGGAGTTCGTGGACGGGATGGCGGCCGCCGAGCGGACCATGGACGAACTGCCGCCCCCCGGGGACCAGCACGCGACCGCCCGGCGCGCGCTGGAGCGGGAGCGACGCGGCTGGTGCGAGGCCCACCCCGAACTCGCGGCATTCGTACAGGTCTGA
- a CDS encoding FxsB family cyclophane-forming radical SAM/SPASM peptide maturase yields the protein MSQAITSGPVLPAHRALDRHVRHAPWPYARLDVPALRAAGHRPQPIRQFVLKTHSRCNLACTYCYVYEMADQSWRTRPAVMTRATALRAAERIAEHAAAHDLPRVDLVLHGGEPLLAAPAALAAPVDAVRAAVARHAPRTRVTASVQTNGTLLTRGRITALAAAGIRVGVSLDGGLPAHNTRRVDHGGRPGFGAAARGLRLLARHPEGYAGVLCVVDLAQDPVETYESLLDFAPPAIGLLLPLANWSTPPPGRPGPGTPYGDWLLAVFDRWWHDGVRRTRIRIFEEVIALLLGLPTATETLGLAPAATAVVETDGAIEQADSLKSAYEGAAATGMTVDTHSFDQLLDHPGFAARQLGREALAPGCRSCELVEVCGGGHYPHRYRAGEGFRQPSVYCADLQAVIRHIAGALHLAATTGRAAS from the coding sequence ATGAGCCAAGCGATCACGAGCGGTCCCGTGCTGCCCGCGCACCGGGCCCTCGACCGGCACGTGCGCCACGCCCCCTGGCCGTACGCCCGCCTCGACGTGCCGGCCCTGCGCGCCGCCGGCCACCGTCCGCAGCCGATCCGGCAGTTCGTCCTCAAGACCCACAGCCGCTGCAACCTCGCGTGCACCTACTGCTACGTCTACGAGATGGCCGACCAGAGCTGGCGCACCCGCCCCGCCGTCATGACCCGGGCCACCGCCCTGCGCGCCGCCGAACGGATCGCCGAGCACGCCGCCGCCCACGACCTGCCCCGCGTCGACCTCGTCCTGCACGGCGGAGAGCCCCTCCTGGCGGCGCCCGCCGCCCTCGCCGCTCCCGTCGACGCGGTACGGGCGGCCGTGGCCCGGCACGCGCCCCGCACCCGCGTCACCGCGAGCGTGCAGACCAACGGCACCCTCCTGACCCGGGGCCGGATCACCGCCCTGGCCGCCGCCGGGATCCGGGTCGGCGTCAGCCTCGACGGAGGACTGCCCGCGCACAACACCCGCCGCGTGGACCACGGGGGGCGGCCCGGCTTCGGCGCCGCCGCGCGCGGGCTCCGGCTGCTCGCACGGCACCCCGAGGGCTATGCCGGGGTGCTGTGCGTGGTGGACCTGGCGCAGGACCCGGTGGAGACGTACGAGTCCCTGCTCGACTTCGCGCCGCCCGCCATCGGCCTGCTGCTGCCGCTGGCCAACTGGAGCACCCCGCCACCGGGCCGTCCCGGGCCCGGGACCCCGTACGGCGACTGGCTGCTGGCCGTCTTCGACCGCTGGTGGCACGACGGGGTGCGGCGGACCCGGATCCGGATCTTCGAGGAGGTCATCGCGCTGCTGCTGGGCCTGCCCACCGCCACCGAGACGCTCGGCCTGGCCCCGGCCGCCACCGCCGTCGTCGAGACCGACGGCGCCATCGAGCAGGCCGACTCGCTGAAGTCCGCGTACGAAGGGGCCGCCGCCACCGGTATGACCGTCGACACCCACAGCTTCGACCAGCTGCTCGACCACCCCGGCTTCGCCGCCCGCCAGTTGGGCCGGGAGGCCCTCGCACCCGGCTGCCGCTCCTGCGAACTCGTCGAGGTGTGCGGAGGCGGCCACTACCCGCACCGCTACCGTGCGGGGGAGGGCTTCCGCCAGCCGTCCGTGTACTGCGCCGACCTCCAGGCCGTCATCCGGCACATCGCCGGGGCCCTGCACCTGGCCGCGACGACGGGACGGGCCGCCTCATGA
- the fxsA gene encoding FxSxx-COOH cyclophane-containing RiPP peptide, translating to MVTGRQEAAAPARPCPGRLPDLSGLDLAALRGIDHPVLAEVIESMVERVTHPAEILNAFDSGVA from the coding sequence ATGGTGACCGGACGTCAGGAAGCGGCAGCACCGGCCCGCCCGTGTCCCGGGCGGCTCCCGGACCTCTCCGGGCTCGACCTGGCCGCGCTGCGCGGGATCGACCATCCCGTGCTCGCCGAGGTCATCGAGAGCATGGTCGAACGGGTCACCCACCCCGCCGAGATCCTCAACGCCTTCGACTCCGGAGTCGCCTGA